A part of Acaryochloris thomasi RCC1774 genomic DNA contains:
- the chlG gene encoding chlorophyll synthase ChlG, with amino-acid sequence MADSDSSTPASELTTEATPAAEEKGSAARQLLGMKGAAGETNIWKIHLQLMKPITWVPLIWGVVCGAASSGHFVWKPEYVAISLLCMVMSGPCLTGYTQTINDYYDREIDAINEPYRPIPSGAIPLPRVIVQIWVLLIAGVAIAYTLDKWAGHTFPTITVLAIGGSFISYIYSAPPLKLKQNGWLGNYALGASYIALPWWAGQALFGDLSLKVIILTLVYSLAGLGIAIVNDFKSVEGDAQLGLQSLPVMFGITTAAWICVSMIDVFQLGMAAYLMSIHENIYAVILILLVIPQITFQDMYFLRDPLKNDVKYQASAQPFLVLGMLVTGLALGHAGV; translated from the coding sequence ATGGCTGATTCTGATTCTTCCACTCCAGCATCAGAGCTGACGACCGAAGCCACGCCCGCTGCGGAAGAGAAAGGTAGCGCTGCTCGCCAACTGCTCGGAATGAAGGGTGCGGCAGGTGAGACCAATATCTGGAAGATTCATCTGCAGTTGATGAAGCCGATTACCTGGGTGCCCCTGATTTGGGGCGTTGTCTGTGGTGCGGCATCATCCGGTCACTTTGTCTGGAAGCCAGAATATGTTGCGATTTCGCTGCTGTGTATGGTGATGTCCGGTCCCTGTTTGACGGGCTATACCCAGACTATTAATGACTACTACGACCGCGAGATTGACGCTATTAATGAACCCTATCGACCGATTCCTTCGGGGGCGATTCCGCTACCGCGCGTGATTGTGCAGATTTGGGTGCTGCTGATTGCCGGAGTTGCGATCGCATATACCCTAGACAAATGGGCCGGTCACACCTTTCCTACCATCACGGTCTTAGCCATTGGTGGTTCCTTTATCTCCTACATCTACTCTGCTCCACCACTAAAGCTGAAGCAGAACGGCTGGCTCGGGAACTATGCCCTAGGCGCAAGCTACATTGCTCTACCTTGGTGGGCGGGTCAAGCTCTATTTGGTGACCTAAGCCTCAAGGTGATTATCCTGACCCTGGTCTACAGCTTGGCGGGCTTAGGCATTGCGATCGTCAACGACTTCAAGAGCGTTGAGGGTGATGCTCAGCTTGGTCTGCAGTCGCTCCCCGTCATGTTCGGAATTACCACCGCTGCCTGGATCTGCGTCTCTATGATCGACGTGTTTCAGCTCGGAATGGCTGCGTACCTGATGAGCATTCACGAAAACATTTATGCCGTAATTTTAATCCTGCTGGTGATTCCGCAAATCACCTTCCAGGATATGTACTTTCTGCGCGATCCCCTCAAGAACGATGTCAAGTACCAAGCGAGTGCCCAGCCTTTCCTCGTCCTCGGAATGTTGGTGACGGGTTTAGCCCTGGGTCACGCTGGCGTTTGA
- a CDS encoding DUF433 domain-containing protein — MTAARVIHSDPDILGGTPVFVGTRVPIKTFLDYLEAGDPLDEFLDHFPSVNREQAIAALELAKEMLMAYANEA; from the coding sequence ATGACTGCAGCGCGTGTGATTCATAGCGATCCTGATATCCTGGGCGGCACCCCTGTCTTTGTGGGGACTCGTGTGCCGATCAAAACTTTCCTAGATTATCTTGAAGCGGGCGATCCACTAGATGAATTTTTAGACCACTTCCCAAGCGTCAACCGCGAGCAAGCGATCGCGGCCCTTGAACTAGCGAAGGAAATGCTGATGGCCTATGCGAATGAAGCGTAA
- a CDS encoding site-2 protease family protein — protein MNSGVRVGSIVEIPLLIDRSWLVIMVLLTTTNALTFAPRFGIIPGFLAGFVMALLLFASVLLHELGHSVVAQSQGIKVLSITLFCFGGVAAIERESSSPGKTLQVAIAGPAVSLILFCIFSTLTPLFPSGSLIHQLAVNLATINLALALFNMIPGLPLDGGQVLKAIIWQITGDRIQGFRWAAYSGKLLGGVAIATGLTLTITAGQWGGLWMALIGGFIWRNANRYGQLTNLQGALLKLVAADAMTRDSWDVTASTLRQSISRFLPVAQEHVVQEQTPLLEVIKHLERSRLRQITVLTSAGYVAGVIDRGDVVNAVARQLKVPLSEGQIQQIKLQGIYPQQLPLVAIAQTIAPIDVQLG, from the coding sequence ATGAATTCAGGGGTCCGCGTTGGCTCAATCGTAGAGATTCCTCTGTTGATTGATCGATCATGGTTGGTGATCATGGTGCTGCTGACGACGACCAATGCACTGACCTTCGCCCCCCGGTTTGGCATCATTCCCGGATTTTTAGCTGGGTTTGTGATGGCGCTGCTGCTCTTTGCTTCCGTCTTACTGCACGAGCTAGGTCATAGCGTCGTCGCCCAATCTCAGGGCATTAAGGTGCTGTCAATTACGCTGTTTTGCTTTGGTGGGGTGGCTGCAATTGAACGTGAATCCAGTTCACCAGGGAAGACGCTGCAGGTTGCGATCGCAGGTCCAGCAGTCAGCTTAATTCTTTTCTGTATATTCAGTACCCTAACGCCCCTATTCCCCAGCGGTAGCTTAATCCATCAACTTGCCGTCAACTTAGCAACCATTAACCTAGCCCTAGCACTCTTCAATATGATTCCAGGGCTACCCCTCGATGGCGGGCAGGTGCTGAAGGCTATCATTTGGCAGATCACAGGCGATCGCATACAGGGGTTTCGCTGGGCGGCTTACAGTGGAAAGTTGTTGGGAGGAGTTGCGATCGCAACTGGCCTTACCCTCACAATCACAGCTGGGCAGTGGGGCGGCCTGTGGATGGCGCTGATCGGGGGCTTTATCTGGCGCAACGCCAACCGCTACGGCCAGCTCACTAATCTTCAGGGTGCATTACTGAAGCTGGTGGCCGCTGACGCCATGACCCGAGACTCCTGGGATGTCACAGCCAGCACCCTGCGCCAGTCGATTTCGAGATTTTTGCCCGTGGCCCAAGAGCACGTGGTCCAGGAGCAAACGCCTCTACTAGAAGTCATAAAGCATCTGGAGCGCTCCCGACTCCGGCAGATCACCGTCCTCACATCCGCAGGTTACGTCGCAGGGGTGATCGATCGAGGCGATGTTGTGAATGCCGTTGCCCGTCAGCTCAAAGTGCCCCTTTCAGAAGGACAGATTCAGCAAATTAAGCTGCAGGGAATTTATCCACAGCAGTTGCCGCTAGTTGCGATCGCACAAACAATTGCCCCCATCGACGTCCAGCTCGGCTAA
- a CDS encoding SRPBCC family protein, with translation MTGQASKKSFQELAAALAPAEQDSLRNGQVVISGDAGEYIARVLVDASPSLVWEVLTDYANFHKFLPNVSASEVLETDDSRTVVEQTNNTQILLADIESTIQTENIERGQQRVDFTMTEGDLKEFRGYWQITPVNNAEQQDQTLIKQFVVADADLGLMDGTFHAVFRGALQTSLKAIQTEISRRQQQTD, from the coding sequence ATGACCGGACAGGCATCAAAAAAATCTTTTCAAGAATTAGCTGCAGCGCTTGCTCCAGCAGAGCAAGACAGTCTTCGCAATGGGCAGGTTGTGATATCTGGAGACGCCGGTGAATACATTGCCAGAGTTCTTGTTGACGCTTCGCCATCATTAGTGTGGGAGGTGCTAACCGACTATGCAAACTTCCATAAATTTCTACCCAACGTCTCTGCCAGCGAGGTTTTAGAGACAGACGACAGCCGTACAGTTGTGGAGCAAACCAACAACACACAGATTCTGCTCGCTGACATTGAGTCAACTATCCAGACAGAAAATATAGAGCGAGGGCAGCAGCGCGTCGACTTCACAATGACAGAAGGAGACCTCAAAGAGTTTCGCGGATACTGGCAAATCACGCCCGTTAACAACGCTGAGCAACAGGATCAAACACTCATCAAGCAATTCGTTGTGGCTGACGCTGACCTAGGTCTAATGGATGGAACCTTCCATGCCGTATTCCGAGGAGCACTGCAAACCAGCCTCAAAGCCATTCAGACAGAAATCAGCAGGCGTCAACAACAGACAGATTAA
- a CDS encoding DUF2605 domain-containing protein, with translation MFESNRYSPEPLPLDSLLANFQYWLSRARSLLEHESLDLLDEQRQAELLRRVQSTLPKVAAARSLFKATSGQIGIEPPILICWHQLVTECWQVIFEFRRSSYAT, from the coding sequence ATGTTTGAATCCAACCGATACTCTCCGGAGCCACTGCCCCTTGATTCTTTACTGGCAAACTTTCAATATTGGCTGAGCCGTGCACGATCGCTCTTAGAGCATGAATCGCTTGATTTGCTAGACGAGCAAAGACAGGCAGAGCTACTCCGCCGCGTTCAGAGTACATTGCCAAAGGTCGCAGCAGCCCGCAGCCTATTCAAAGCGACCTCTGGACAAATAGGGATAGAGCCGCCCATTCTCATATGCTGGCATCAGCTGGTCACAGAATGCTGGCAGGTTATTTTTGAGTTTCGACGCAGCAGCTACGCAACGTAA
- a CDS encoding DUF2973 domain-containing protein, which translates to MVQLLYILAFTVLTTLVISNLIRNLLMFGREAQRPYSRTSPRASQRRKAPHPELMDDHGNVIDEPLLVMRSMTVDDAREQLDALYDQSPGSDDAPSGRS; encoded by the coding sequence ATGGTACAGCTACTCTACATTCTTGCGTTCACGGTGCTGACGACTCTAGTAATCAGTAACCTAATTCGCAACTTACTCATGTTTGGGCGTGAGGCCCAGCGTCCCTACTCCCGCACCTCTCCTCGCGCTTCTCAACGACGTAAAGCCCCCCACCCAGAGCTGATGGATGATCACGGCAATGTGATCGATGAGCCGTTGTTAGTCATGCGTTCAATGACGGTAGATGATGCCCGCGAACAGCTTGATGCACTCTATGACCAGTCTCCAGGTTCAGATGATGCACCCAGCGGTCGATCCTAG
- a CDS encoding GTPase family protein, whose protein sequence is MTQDAEHKPENSLPKNEGKNRWRLPKSFPQDWLKNARGLLSPLQQAQELVSRWFSVSDQDMAAILEQIRAELPTTEVLMIGKPQTGKSSIVRGLTGVSAEIVGQGFRPHTQHTQNYAYPTEDLPLLIFTDTIGLGEGGNEADELADELNKVLPKDVGQASRVIILTVKATDFATDFLQQLMMRIRGAHPEIPCLLAITCLHDLYPTDHHPAYPPTYPELQRAVTALKEQFSEICDRTTLIDFTLEEDGFTPVFYGLDAFANELAELLPAAESQMIHQLLEQTEGGDEIGQLYRDAGRRYILPFSMMAATLAAVPLPLATMPVLTGLQVTLVSLLGQLYGQRLSFSQAGGVASAIAGGFLAQLIGRELIKFIPGIGSVVAASWAAAYTWALGEGACVYFGDLMGGKTPDPQKIKQTMKKSFQEAQKRFRDSVRSQKS, encoded by the coding sequence ATGACCCAAGATGCTGAGCATAAGCCCGAAAATTCTTTGCCCAAAAATGAGGGTAAGAATCGATGGCGGCTCCCTAAGAGTTTTCCTCAAGACTGGCTGAAAAATGCCCGTGGCCTTCTTTCGCCACTTCAGCAGGCTCAAGAGTTAGTCAGCCGCTGGTTTAGCGTTAGCGATCAAGATATGGCGGCGATTCTAGAGCAGATTCGAGCTGAGCTACCGACAACAGAAGTCTTGATGATCGGCAAGCCTCAGACTGGTAAAAGCTCTATTGTGCGCGGATTAACGGGGGTCAGCGCCGAAATTGTTGGCCAAGGATTCCGGCCCCACACGCAGCATACACAGAACTACGCCTACCCCACAGAAGATTTACCACTGCTGATTTTTACAGACACCATCGGCTTAGGGGAAGGTGGCAACGAAGCCGATGAACTGGCAGACGAACTAAACAAAGTCCTTCCCAAGGATGTCGGGCAGGCATCACGGGTGATTATCCTAACGGTGAAGGCCACAGATTTTGCCACGGATTTTTTGCAGCAGCTTATGATGCGGATCCGCGGTGCTCACCCCGAGATTCCTTGCTTGCTGGCGATCACCTGTTTGCACGATCTGTATCCCACAGACCACCATCCGGCTTATCCACCGACCTATCCTGAGCTGCAGCGAGCTGTAACAGCACTAAAAGAGCAGTTTTCTGAGATTTGCGATCGCACCACCTTAATCGACTTCACGCTAGAAGAAGACGGGTTTACTCCGGTTTTCTACGGCCTCGACGCCTTCGCCAACGAACTAGCCGAACTGCTCCCCGCCGCTGAATCTCAAATGATTCATCAACTGCTAGAGCAAACGGAGGGCGGAGATGAAATTGGGCAGCTGTATAGAGACGCGGGCCGCCGGTACATTTTGCCGTTCTCAATGATGGCGGCAACACTAGCGGCTGTCCCTTTGCCCTTAGCCACGATGCCGGTGCTGACAGGGCTACAGGTCACCCTCGTCAGCCTGCTAGGCCAGCTTTACGGTCAGCGACTGTCTTTTTCTCAGGCAGGGGGCGTTGCCAGCGCCATTGCCGGTGGCTTTTTGGCACAGCTCATTGGCCGGGAACTGATTAAATTCATCCCAGGTATTGGCAGCGTTGTGGCTGCCTCTTGGGCTGCTGCCTACACTTGGGCCTTAGGCGAAGGAGCCTGCGTTTATTTTGGTGACTTAATGGGCGGCAAAACACCCGACCCGCAAAAAATCAAACAGACCATGAAAAAATCCTTTCAAGAAGCTCAAAAGCGTTTTCGTGATTCAGTGCGGTCTCAGAAGTCGTAA
- a CDS encoding cytochrome P450 — protein MTPWGYLKSLQRQISQLLYAEIQDRRGQQDASPQDILSLLMAAQDEEGRPMSAAKLHDELLTLLLAGHEATTNAIAWALYWIHRTPTVLENLQSELKNEGGNLTPIALTQLPYLTAVCNETLRISSVAFLSFPREVAAPMALMDHPLEPGTRVYACIDLKHRRPDLYPEPEQFRPERFLDRKYSMSESLPFGGGVRRCIGDVLAQFEMKLIVAQILSHYCLTLANQMPETPKRRGVNVAPASGVKMIVQSPAER, from the coding sequence TTGACGCCCTGGGGGTACCTGAAATCACTGCAGCGACAGATTAGCCAATTGCTCTATGCTGAAATTCAAGATCGCAGAGGCCAGCAAGACGCTTCCCCACAAGATATTTTGAGTCTTTTGATGGCAGCTCAGGACGAGGAGGGGCGGCCAATGTCAGCCGCAAAACTTCACGATGAACTGCTGACACTTTTGCTAGCAGGGCATGAAGCCACAACAAATGCGATCGCATGGGCCTTATACTGGATCCATCGCACCCCAACTGTTTTAGAGAACCTACAGTCGGAGCTGAAGAACGAAGGGGGAAATCTGACGCCAATCGCCCTGACCCAGCTCCCCTACCTCACTGCTGTCTGTAACGAAACATTACGAATCTCATCAGTAGCCTTTCTCTCCTTTCCCCGAGAGGTTGCGGCACCGATGGCCTTAATGGACCACCCCCTTGAACCCGGCACTCGGGTCTATGCCTGCATCGACCTAAAGCACCGTCGCCCCGATCTCTACCCAGAACCCGAGCAGTTTCGACCGGAACGATTTCTAGATCGCAAGTATTCTATGTCTGAGTCTTTACCCTTCGGCGGCGGCGTTAGACGCTGTATTGGCGACGTTCTCGCCCAGTTCGAAATGAAGCTGATTGTGGCCCAAATACTCTCTCACTATTGCTTAACGCTAGCCAATCAAATGCCAGAGACACCCAAACGCCGAGGCGTCAATGTCGCGCCTGCATCGGGAGTCAAGATGATCGTTCAAAGCCCAGCGGAGAGATGA
- the infC gene encoding translation initiation factor IF-3 — MILKKSQINHRIESPKVLLIDQDGTNHGLTDTPTALKLAQEAKLDLVVVSEREEAPVAKILDFGKFRYEQKKKQKQSAAKPSLKEVKLRPNVGEADYGVRINRALQWLEKGDTVRFQVRLRGREHQHRDRAVDLLNRVIEDLSKASEVQVFDKKALVLQVTAI, encoded by the coding sequence CTGATCCTGAAAAAGTCACAGATTAACCACCGAATTGAATCCCCCAAGGTTCTGCTCATTGATCAAGATGGAACCAATCACGGCCTGACTGACACCCCAACGGCTTTGAAGCTGGCTCAGGAAGCAAAGCTAGATTTGGTTGTTGTCTCTGAACGAGAAGAAGCGCCGGTTGCCAAGATCTTAGATTTTGGTAAGTTCCGGTATGAGCAGAAGAAGAAGCAAAAGCAAAGTGCGGCTAAGCCTTCTCTGAAAGAAGTCAAGCTGCGTCCGAACGTGGGAGAAGCCGACTACGGCGTCCGTATTAACCGAGCGCTGCAGTGGCTTGAGAAAGGCGATACGGTTCGATTCCAGGTTCGACTGCGAGGGCGCGAACACCAACACCGTGATCGCGCTGTTGATCTGCTTAATCGGGTGATTGAAGACTTGAGTAAGGCTAGCGAAGTCCAGGTCTTTGATAAGAAGGCACTTGTGCTGCAGGTAACTGCCATCTGA
- the scpB gene encoding SMC-Scp complex subunit ScpB yields the protein MSSVDSLTDLRLSTKLEAVLYLKSQALTLAKLTEYVGEERDDVEDALIELMQDYAQRDSALEIVETDQGYSLQLRERFNALVQTMIPADLGVGALRTLAAIALKGPILQTDLVDLRGSGVYQHVQELAEQGFVHKRRQANGRSFRLQVSDKFYQYFEVDELPKI from the coding sequence ATGAGTTCTGTCGATAGCCTCACCGACCTACGGTTGTCTACCAAGCTGGAAGCGGTTCTATACCTCAAGTCTCAGGCGCTCACGCTGGCCAAGCTTACCGAGTACGTAGGGGAAGAACGCGACGACGTCGAAGATGCCCTGATCGAGCTGATGCAGGACTATGCCCAGCGAGATAGCGCTCTAGAGATTGTAGAAACCGATCAGGGCTACAGCCTTCAGTTGCGGGAGCGCTTCAATGCCCTGGTGCAGACTATGATTCCCGCTGATCTTGGAGTGGGGGCACTGCGAACCTTAGCCGCAATCGCCCTCAAAGGCCCCATTCTACAAACAGACCTTGTTGATCTGCGCGGATCGGGCGTGTATCAGCATGTCCAGGAGCTAGCTGAACAGGGATTTGTTCACAAGCGGCGCCAGGCCAATGGCCGTTCCTTTCGGCTGCAGGTCAGCGATAAATTTTATCAGTACTTCGAAGTTGATGAGCTGCCCAAAATTTGA
- a CDS encoding ABC transporter ATP-binding protein produces the protein MTMAVVLDSVSKIYNDVPVVKDFSLQIHAGEIFGLLGPNGAGKSTTIRMLTTLTKPTSGQIAVADFDVVTQARQVKRSIGVVLQQISVDMDLSVWENMEFHGRLHHLPQPLRKQRIEKYLDYVGLLNRQQDAVRGLSGGMMRRLQIARALLQEPQMLFLDEPTVGLDPQSRRRLWEIIRDLNTQGMTILLTTHYMEEVEALCDRIGIMDQGQLIALGTLAELRQEHGEGLLVKQIEASHNQNQGSLQWDYQFFSTLAAAQSHLDQQADRVGMMVRPTNLEDIFVELTGRNLD, from the coding sequence ATAACAATGGCTGTTGTCCTAGATAGCGTTTCTAAAATTTACAACGATGTTCCGGTGGTGAAAGATTTTTCGCTGCAGATTCATGCAGGGGAAATTTTTGGGCTGCTTGGCCCCAACGGGGCGGGCAAGTCCACGACGATTCGGATGCTGACGACGCTAACGAAGCCCACGTCTGGGCAGATTGCAGTGGCAGATTTTGATGTGGTCACTCAGGCCCGTCAAGTTAAGCGCTCTATCGGCGTGGTTCTGCAGCAAATCAGCGTCGATATGGACCTTTCTGTTTGGGAGAACATGGAGTTCCATGGTCGGCTGCACCATCTGCCGCAGCCCCTACGGAAGCAGCGCATTGAAAAATATCTTGACTATGTGGGCCTGCTCAACCGTCAGCAGGATGCCGTGCGCGGTTTGTCTGGCGGAATGATGCGGCGGCTACAGATTGCGCGTGCCCTGCTACAGGAGCCGCAGATGCTGTTTTTGGACGAGCCAACGGTGGGCCTAGATCCGCAATCGCGGCGACGGCTGTGGGAAATTATTCGTGATCTCAATACGCAGGGTATGACGATTTTATTAACCACGCACTATATGGAGGAGGTGGAAGCCCTTTGCGATCGCATCGGCATTATGGATCAGGGACAGCTCATTGCCCTCGGTACCTTAGCCGAGCTACGGCAGGAACACGGTGAGGGTTTGCTCGTCAAACAAATTGAGGCCTCACACAATCAGAATCAGGGTTCACTGCAGTGGGACTATCAATTTTTCTCGACCTTAGCTGCCGCTCAATCCCACCTCGATCAGCAGGCCGACCGTGTGGGCATGATGGTCCGTCCTACTAACCTAGAAGATATTTTTGTCGAACTGACCGGTCGCAATCTTGACTAG
- a CDS encoding BRCT domain-containing protein — protein MGDTISSTVFALTHYGFWLTCGSTGVLLALLMRSRRRDQQQSEEQVRQVTQLKTAQQQAKRLQEQLSAATGLNQDLQVSVDQGQARTADLEHQAAALTQAQQTWAREQASQASRIQMLEAQEQTLVQEQEQLHTRLQQAQENVTGLEQERLTFSEAKNQIGIDLRQSQNKIRTLQNQLQSLQAEQQAQQPQRRILEQQIETLTQQQAKLTQDLQQARSEASRLQPQFQTLIREKETLGATAQESQATIQSLQQTVDRLTQDHDEMQQVLRQREAQQAEQREHVQSLEQRLESAQAIHPRLTELERSQQRTAEERDQALAQLQETQVHLTELQSLQTQVKTLQEQLEAAWTHREQLEIQVQTLTAENNQLCPVEDVERLQAQLQQTRIELEQAQQAVSPEVTAELRAVSQERERLIIELETATQALSQQRAVSAKVPSDWEQRFQGVVEERDLISQELHQTQQTTTDLQHQISELEQQQTQVRETADQATVELTSRLERVVQERDRIQQELDAAVLRAETLTSSQQSAQQTQVTALEAQLLALEQDRNQTAAALTETQAEATQLQTVIHQLEQQQALLETDLQQTRAQPVALEQHIEVLEQAHQQSQVELQQAKSEILRLQVQVRDSSSQKQLQSLELENLENQKTSIEEALEQAVASAAPLAEQVITLTNHRDLLMTEVGEAEGVITDLQTNIQRLEANLGDVMQALQEAEDQPLEQQLRSVIQERDRIQQDLQWAKAATVSEQGESRALRQQLQELTNTLELQQSNLAQERDQLKADLQVAQTTLAEREAEAQECTAPAEDKTLQQTIETLTREQKQLSQDFRAACEAGAALEQQVQTLQQEKAQLEEAMQLAQQVVATLQQQVQKAPGATSPAPNAVDSTSAEPVSRSSVADQSFVITGKLASLSSDRVKALIEAAGGKINAHPSAKTSYIVVGQNPGNKLQKAEKYGVPQLTEAQFLDLLGLEPSQP, from the coding sequence ATGGGTGACACTATCAGCTCCACCGTTTTCGCTTTGACTCATTATGGCTTCTGGTTAACCTGCGGCAGCACAGGTGTCCTGTTGGCTTTACTGATGCGTTCTCGTCGTCGTGACCAGCAACAGTCAGAAGAGCAGGTTCGCCAAGTTACACAGCTTAAGACTGCTCAGCAGCAAGCTAAGCGACTCCAGGAACAGTTGAGTGCAGCCACGGGCCTCAACCAAGACCTACAGGTGTCTGTCGATCAGGGACAAGCAAGAACTGCAGATCTAGAACATCAGGCTGCAGCCCTGACTCAGGCGCAGCAAACTTGGGCGCGGGAACAAGCCTCCCAAGCCTCTCGTATTCAGATGCTAGAGGCGCAAGAGCAAACGCTCGTCCAAGAACAGGAGCAGCTTCACACCCGTCTGCAGCAAGCGCAGGAGAATGTGACGGGGCTTGAACAGGAACGTCTGACTTTTTCCGAGGCTAAAAATCAGATAGGAATAGACTTGAGGCAGTCTCAAAATAAGATTCGAACCCTGCAAAACCAACTCCAATCTTTGCAGGCTGAGCAGCAGGCACAGCAGCCCCAGCGCAGAATACTAGAGCAGCAGATCGAAACGCTAACCCAGCAGCAGGCCAAGCTGACTCAAGATCTGCAGCAGGCTCGGTCTGAAGCCAGCCGACTGCAGCCTCAGTTCCAGACGCTTATTCGAGAGAAAGAAACCCTGGGCGCAACGGCGCAAGAGTCTCAGGCTACGATTCAATCGCTACAGCAAACTGTAGACCGGCTCACTCAAGATCACGATGAGATGCAGCAGGTGCTTCGGCAGCGGGAGGCGCAACAGGCAGAGCAACGGGAGCACGTCCAGAGCCTAGAGCAGCGGTTGGAGTCAGCACAGGCAATTCATCCGCGCTTGACGGAGTTGGAGCGATCTCAACAGCGCACAGCAGAAGAGCGAGACCAGGCACTTGCCCAGCTACAGGAGACGCAAGTCCATCTGACGGAGCTGCAGTCTCTCCAGACCCAAGTTAAGACACTGCAAGAACAATTAGAAGCGGCCTGGACGCACCGTGAGCAGCTAGAGATTCAGGTTCAAACCCTGACGGCAGAGAACAATCAGCTTTGTCCTGTAGAAGATGTTGAGCGATTGCAGGCACAGCTCCAGCAAACGAGGATTGAGCTTGAGCAGGCTCAGCAGGCCGTCTCGCCAGAGGTGACGGCAGAGTTACGGGCGGTGAGCCAAGAAAGAGAGCGCCTGATCATTGAATTGGAAACAGCAACTCAGGCGCTCTCACAACAGCGGGCAGTGAGTGCAAAGGTACCGTCAGATTGGGAACAGCGCTTTCAAGGTGTTGTTGAAGAACGCGATCTCATCTCCCAAGAGCTGCATCAAACCCAGCAGACGACCACCGACCTACAGCACCAAATATCTGAGCTAGAACAGCAGCAAACCCAGGTTCGAGAAACTGCGGATCAGGCGACCGTGGAGCTAACGTCGCGTTTGGAGCGGGTCGTTCAAGAACGCGATCGGATCCAGCAAGAGCTTGACGCTGCCGTCTTGCGAGCTGAGACCTTAACGTCCTCTCAACAAAGTGCTCAGCAAACGCAAGTTACAGCGCTAGAAGCGCAGTTGTTGGCTCTAGAGCAAGACCGCAATCAAACCGCTGCCGCATTGACTGAAACGCAAGCTGAGGCGACTCAGCTCCAGACCGTCATCCATCAACTAGAGCAGCAGCAGGCGCTTCTAGAGACCGATTTACAGCAGACTAGGGCACAACCTGTGGCTCTAGAACAACACATTGAGGTGCTGGAGCAAGCGCACCAACAGAGCCAAGTTGAGCTGCAGCAAGCCAAGTCAGAGATCCTGCGGCTGCAGGTTCAGGTCCGTGATTCTAGCTCTCAGAAGCAGCTACAGAGCTTAGAGCTAGAAAACTTAGAGAACCAAAAGACGAGCATTGAAGAGGCGTTAGAGCAGGCTGTGGCGTCAGCAGCTCCCTTAGCAGAGCAGGTGATTACCCTTACCAACCATCGTGATTTACTGATGACTGAAGTGGGTGAAGCCGAAGGTGTGATTACAGATCTGCAGACGAATATTCAGCGTCTAGAAGCCAATCTGGGAGACGTGATGCAGGCTTTACAAGAGGCTGAAGATCAGCCCCTTGAACAACAGCTAAGGAGTGTGATTCAAGAACGCGATCGCATCCAGCAAGATCTTCAGTGGGCGAAGGCCGCCACTGTGTCTGAGCAAGGAGAAAGTCGAGCGCTCAGACAGCAGCTTCAAGAGCTGACCAATACTCTAGAGCTGCAGCAAAGCAATCTAGCTCAAGAGCGAGATCAGCTCAAGGCAGATCTGCAGGTGGCCCAGACGACCCTTGCTGAACGAGAGGCGGAAGCCCAAGAGTGCACGGCTCCTGCAGAGGATAAGACACTACAGCAAACTATTGAGACGCTGACCCGCGAGCAGAAGCAGTTAAGTCAAGATTTTCGAGCGGCCTGCGAAGCAGGTGCCGCGCTTGAGCAGCAGGTCCAAACACTGCAGCAGGAGAAAGCACAGCTTGAAGAAGCAATGCAGCTTGCCCAGCAGGTTGTCGCCACTCTGCAGCAGCAGGTGCAGAAGGCACCAGGAGCCACCTCCCCAGCCCCGAATGCCGTTGACTCCACTAGTGCAGAGCCAGTCTCCCGCTCTTCTGTTGCTGATCAAAGCTTCGTAATCACAGGCAAACTTGCCTCTCTCAGCTCAGATCGGGTGAAAGCTTTGATTGAAGCTGCCGGTGGCAAAATCAATGCTCACCCCAGTGCTAAAACAAGCTATATCGTTGTGGGTCAAAACCCAGGCAATAAACTACAGAAAGCTGAAAAATACGGTGTTCCGCAGTTGACGGAGGCCCAGTTTCTAGATCTATTGGGTCTCGAACCTAGCCAACCTTAA